The nucleotide sequence CCGACTTGCAAAAAGAATGGTAAATTCGGATAGAGCCGGTGGACACTTTTCGCAAATGCTAAGTCTTTCTCATCAAAAATAACAAGCTTTAAGCTGACAGCTTTTTCTTTCTCTATTAAACGTTCAATAATGAAGGATAATTTCTCAAAATCTGTTTCCATCCCTGAGCTGGGCGGCTTGGGAGAAATCGTTAAATCATCGATCTTATAAAACCAGTCCTGCCAACGACTCCCCTGTGTTTCAAGAGCTGTTTGAATACCCTTCTCATTCAATTTAGCCAGCAAATCATCTATTTGTGGCAACAGCGCTGGATTGCCACCGGAGATCGTGACGTGATCAAACGTATCTCCTCCTATTCTGACAAGCTCTTCCCAAACTTCCTCAGCGGTTAATAGCTGAATTTGTTCTTTGGCGGAACCATCCCATGTAAATGCAGAATCACACCAGGCACAACGATAGTCGCAGCCAGCTGTCCTCACAAACATCGTCTTGCGGCCTACTACCGCTCCTTCGCCTTGCACAGTCGGCCCGAATATTTCTAATACAGGAATCTTTCTCATTGGAAATCCTCTTTTTGCGGCCGGAATACCACGTAACTTGTCGGTGTTTCTCTCAGAAATACTTGGATACAACGCGGTTTATTCGGCAATTTATTCAACGATTCCTGAATAACCTCCCAGAACTTTCTTGCGACTACTTCGGTCGTTGGAAAATCGTTCGGGTCCATTTCGTTGAATAAGGCATCTTCATTTAAAACTGTATGGTCAAAGCGTTTATGAATTAAATTCTTGATAGCCTGAAAATTGACTAAAAAACCGGATTCATTTAAATCATTGCCGACAACAGTTACATTGGCAAAATACGTATGGCCATGCAGACGGCGGCATGCTCCTGCTTCTTCATGAGGCACGTAATGCGCCGCGGCAAATTGGAAGTCTTTATTTAGTTCATAACGATAAGCGTGCATAGGCGCCGGATAAATTTGCTGCATCATCTGGACCCTGCCTC is from Bacillus sp. PK3_68 and encodes:
- the queE gene encoding 7-carboxy-7-deazaguanine synthase QueE; the encoded protein is MRKIPVLEIFGPTVQGEGAVVGRKTMFVRTAGCDYRCAWCDSAFTWDGSAKEQIQLLTAEEVWEELVRIGGDTFDHVTISGGNPALLPQIDDLLAKLNEKGIQTALETQGSRWQDWFYKIDDLTISPKPPSSGMETDFEKLSFIIERLIEKEKAVSLKLVIFDEKDLAFAKSVHRLYPNLPFFLQVGNDRLQEQNPGNLLPYLVSRYEWLINKVMPDPEWKNVRVLPQLHTFVWGNKQGV
- a CDS encoding 6-carboxytetrahydropterin synthase, coding for MMQQIYPAPMHAYRYELNKDFQFAAAHYVPHEEAGACRRLHGHTYFANVTVVGNDLNESGFLVNFQAIKNLIHKRFDHTVLNEDALFNEMDPNDFPTTEVVARKFWEVIQESLNKLPNKPRCIQVFLRETPTSYVVFRPQKEDFQ